The Anaeromyxobacter sp. Fw109-5 genomic interval CACGCTCGCCTCCGGCTTCGTGGTCCTCTCGGTGCTCGAGCCCGCGCGCGCCGCCGTGACGTTCCGCTCCCAGAGCGGCCTGCTCGGCGTGTCGCGCGGCGAGGGTGGCCGGCTCGTCATGACCTTCCCGCGAAGGGCCCCGGCGCCGGTCGAGCCGCCGCCGCTGCTCGTGGGCGCGCTCGGCCGACGGCCGCTCGAAACGCTCCGCGCCCGCGACCTCGTCGCCGTGCTGGACAGCGAGGACGCCGTGCGCGCCGCCGCGCCCGACCTCGCCGCGGTCGCCGGGCTCGACGCGCTGGGGCTCGCGATCACCGCGCCGGGGAGCCGGGGCGCGGACTTCGTGTCCCGCTACTTCGCGCCCCAGGCGGGCGTGCCGGAGGACCCGGTCACCGGCTCAGCGCACTGCACGCTCGCGCCGTACTGGGCGGCGCGCCTCGGCAAGCGCCGCCTCCTCGCGCACCAGGTCTCGCGCCGCGGCGGCGTGGTCGAGTGCGAGGACACGGGCGAGGCGGTGGTGCTCGCCGGACGAGCGGCCCTCTACCTCACCGGCGAGCTCACCCTGCCGGACGCCGGCTCGCGCTGAGGGACGACGTCTCCCGCCCCGACCGTGAGCCGACAGAAGGAGGTCGCTAGGAGCCGGCAGGCTCGGCCGCGTCGCCCAGGACCGCCCGGACGAGCGGGCTCGTGCAGAGCAGCCGGAACTCGGCGCGGGTGAGCCACGCCGTCCGCGAGGAGCGCTTCCCGCGCAGCACGAGGCGCACGCGCTCCGCCTCGCGCGCGACCGTCGCGGAGGCGCCGGCGGACAGGTCGCGCTCGAGCGAGCGGAGGTGTCGGTGGATCCGCAGGGCGCGCTTGCCCTCGGGCGAGGAGAGGGCGTGGAAATAGCGGTTCCGGCTGAAGCCCGGGTCCTCCCGGAGCCGCTCGACGGCGCGCGTGACGAAGTCCGGCATCGAGAGGGACGTTAGCACCCGTCCCGCCCAGCCGGCCACCGCTCGCGAGGTGCTACGAGGCTCGCACGGGTGCGCCTGCGCGCTCGGCGATCGCCTGGTCGGACTGCCGGGCGGCGACGAAGCGGGCGAGCGCGTGATCGGTCCCGTACACGTGCTCCTGCAACCAGGCGGTCACCTCGCGCTCCAGGCGGAGCACGAGCCGCGCGGTCGCGCCCTCGGCCGCGAGCCAGCCCGCGAGCGCGTCGATCTGCGCGGCGAAGGCGAGGTGCTCGGCCACGTGGCGCGCGGCGTCCGGGTACTCCACCTCGCGCATGAGCCGCTCCTCCGCCGCGAAGTGATCCGAGACGTGGTGCTGGAGGAACGCGATCAGGCGGGACGCCTCGCTCCGGTCTCGGGCCAGGATGGCGTCGAGCAGCCGGTCGACGCGACGGAACAGCTCCTCGAGCTGCGCGTCGAGCTCGGCCACGCCGCTCGACAACGCAGAGGTCCACTGGAGCGCCATGAGTTTCCCCCCCGGGCCGCCATGGTCGCGCGACGATCTGACGGAGCGTATGAGCGGCTGCGAGCGATGGCACGCTCCTGGTTGACGGCCATCACGGAGCACCCCGAGAGGAGCGCCGCCGCGGCAGCCAGTCACACGCCTAGGGTGGAGAACGCCCGGCTTCCGATGACCTCTGCTCGGACCGCCTCCCCACGTCAGGTGGGAATGGCGGTGGTCGTGGAGACGATGCGGGACAGCACGGCGCGCTCGCGGCGGCCCGAGGGACCGACGACGACGGCGACGAGGTTGCGGCGTCTGAACGTCTCGGCGGCGACGCGGCGGACGTCGGCGGGCGTGACGCCCTCGACGCGCCGGCAGCGGTCCTCGAAGCTCTCCGGCGCGGAGAGCACCTCGCCGGCGCCGTACCAGCCGGCGAGGTCCGCCGCGCTGTCGAGCGAGAAGGCGAGCGTCATGCGGTGGCGCCGCTGGACCCGCAGGAGCTCCTCCTCCGGCATGGGCTGCTCGGCGAGCGCGCCCAGCACGCGGAGGATCTCCTCGAGGACGCGCGGGAGCTTGCGCGGGGCGCACGCCCCGTCCACGACGGTCATGCCCGCGTCGGCGAACGTGTCGATGCCGGCGTGCAGCGAGTACGCGAGCCCGCGCCGCTCGACGATCTCGAAGGGGAGCCGCGAGGAGAGCCCGTCGTCGAGGATGCGGCGGATGCAGAGGTGCACCGGGTAGTCCGGGTGGCGCTCGGGCGGGCAGGGGAACGAGAGCGAGAACTCGGCCTGCGCGTCGTCGTGCTCGACGAGCTCGAGGCGCGGCCCCTCCGGCCAGGGCGGCGGCGCGAGATCGGTGCTCGGCTTGCCGCGCGGCAGGAGCCCGAGGTGCTCCTCCGCGAGGGCCTCCACCTCGCTCGCGCGCACCGGCCCCGCCACGGCGAGGACGAGGTTCGACCCCGTGTAGAAGCGCTGGTGGTGGGCGCGCACGTCGCGGCGCGCGAGGCGCCGCACGATCTGCGGCGTGCCGGCGATCTTGTAGCCGAGCGGGTGGTCCCCGAAGACGATCCGCTTCGACAGGT includes:
- a CDS encoding PhzF family phenazine biosynthesis protein — its product is MRIPIWQVDAFTERVFAGNPAAVCTLERWLPDETLRAVAAENALSETAFLVREGGEGGEYAIRWFTPEVEVDLCGHATLASGFVVLSVLEPARAAVTFRSQSGLLGVSRGEGGRLVMTFPRRAPAPVEPPPLLVGALGRRPLETLRARDLVAVLDSEDAVRAAAPDLAAVAGLDALGLAITAPGSRGADFVSRYFAPQAGVPEDPVTGSAHCTLAPYWAARLGKRRLLAHQVSRRGGVVECEDTGEAVVLAGRAALYLTGELTLPDAGSR
- a CDS encoding bacteriohemerythrin, producing the protein MALQWTSALSSGVAELDAQLEELFRRVDRLLDAILARDRSEASRLIAFLQHHVSDHFAAEERLMREVEYPDAARHVAEHLAFAAQIDALAGWLAAEGATARLVLRLEREVTAWLQEHVYGTDHALARFVAARQSDQAIAERAGAPVRAS
- a CDS encoding pitrilysin family protein, with protein sequence MRHPRHEIRRKRRKLLPQKATGALIRAGDSRQRVAARPRRPRENWGEVHRAVLPNGLRVLTAGAPGLHSAMIALYVRAGSRHETAARNGVSHFLEHLFFRGSLAWPDTVAMNAAVESAGGSLNGITARDHGCYYTPIHPDEVGTGLAILGDLIRRPLLKEMDVEREVILEEILDEVDADGRDIDPDNLSKRIVFGDHPLGYKIAGTPQIVRRLARRDVRAHHQRFYTGSNLVLAVAGPVRASEVEALAEEHLGLLPRGKPSTDLAPPPWPEGPRLELVEHDDAQAEFSLSFPCPPERHPDYPVHLCIRRILDDGLSSRLPFEIVERRGLAYSLHAGIDTFADAGMTVVDGACAPRKLPRVLEEILRVLGALAEQPMPEEELLRVQRRHRMTLAFSLDSAADLAGWYGAGEVLSAPESFEDRCRRVEGVTPADVRRVAAETFRRRNLVAVVVGPSGRRERAVLSRIVSTTTAIPT